In Alteromonas mediterranea DE, a single genomic region encodes these proteins:
- a CDS encoding sulfotransferase, whose translation MFRNIEGCTSYYEPFNERKWFDEETRGNHVDKTHVGVDDYWHEYKELSDLSKFYDEKWIHKQIYMDEKSYNPNMEHFIDCIIENTKGTPVMQFNRIDLRLPWIKKHYPKAKIIHLYRNPRDVWASFLTNKKVMTASNIESTYEDAFYLDVWCEDLADFYPFLDPAVTRHPYQRFYYLWKLSYLFGTEWADHSVSFEDLAYSPHDCIQSMFNNLGLNGDINELSKVIQPPPQHKWKEFAKDEWFLEHENHCESNLSLFFSQKNSGKE comes from the coding sequence TTGTTTCGTAATATTGAAGGCTGTACGAGCTATTATGAACCTTTCAATGAGCGTAAATGGTTCGATGAAGAGACAAGAGGGAATCACGTTGATAAAACTCATGTTGGTGTTGACGATTATTGGCACGAGTATAAAGAGCTATCAGACCTTTCAAAGTTCTATGACGAAAAATGGATTCACAAACAAATTTACATGGATGAAAAGTCATATAATCCAAACATGGAGCATTTCATAGACTGCATTATTGAAAATACGAAAGGAACACCAGTTATGCAGTTTAATCGCATCGACCTTCGATTACCTTGGATCAAAAAGCACTACCCAAAAGCTAAAATAATTCACCTATACCGAAACCCAAGAGATGTCTGGGCTTCTTTTTTAACAAACAAGAAAGTAATGACTGCTTCGAATATCGAATCAACCTACGAAGATGCGTTCTACCTAGACGTTTGGTGTGAAGACCTCGCCGACTTTTACCCTTTTCTAGACCCAGCAGTAACTCGTCATCCTTACCAAAGGTTTTATTATCTATGGAAGCTTTCATACTTGTTTGGTACTGAATGGGCCGACCATTCCGTGTCTTTTGAAGACTTGGCTTATTCCCCGCATGACTGCATCCAAAGCATGTTCAATAATTTAGGTCTAAATGGCGATATCAACGAGCTCTCGAAAGTTATTCAGCCCCCGCCCCAACATAAGTGGAAAGAATTTGCTAAAGATGAATGGTTTTTGGAACATGAAAACCATTGCGAATCGAACTTATCGTTATTTTTTAGTCAAAAAAACTCTGGTAAAGAATAA